The DNA window TTTTACATATTTTTATTTCCTATCTGAATATGCGATCTGTCGTGGAAGTGAGCTTGGCATGCAAAACATGGAAAATTCTTTCAAAGCCCTTTTTTAATGAAATATTAAAAAAAAGATTCCCTGAAATTGAGCGGAATCACCCAGAAAATTTCGTTGAGGAATGCAAAAGATTTTGGCAATTGAGAAGTTGCCCTTTAGCTATACGATTACTATCCTGTCAATTTTGCTTGAGTAATCAAGGAAATCCGTTTTTTCGTTCGATCATACAACCAAATTCATGCATCAACGAAAGTAAAACGTTGATTATGGGGCAAAATATCAATAATCAAGGGATTGTTAAAATTTGGAATATCAAAACATATAAAAGACTTGCTTCAATATGTTTATCAGCAACTATTTATAGTTTTGATACAATTGATTTTCGTACGATTGCTGTCAATTACGGATGTGCATTAGCAGTCGTTTGTCTCGAAACACAGAAGATATTAAATGAAATTGCTATTTCAAATTGTTTAAGCGCTTTGATTTGTGTTCAGGAGCATATTATTTGCGGATATGTAAGTGGGGAAATTCAGGTTTACCGGAAAGATTCTTTAAAAAAGATTGCTGAGTTAAGGCATCTCGATGCAGAAATACTGTGTCTCAAAGCCCAAAATTCTGTTTTATTTAGCGTTGCCTCTGATAAAACAATGAAGATATGGGATTTAGATAATTACCTTCTTATTCATTCTTTCGACACTCACGAGGAAATCACTTGTCTAGCACTTTCAGATAACAAGATTGTAGGAGGAACAAAAAATGGAAAGATTTGTATTTGGGACATGAAAGGAAATCTGCTCCGTCGATTCAATCATTTAGAACACGAAGAAAAGCCTCTACATTCTATTGTTATCTTTAATCGAATGATCATTAGCATGTCTAAAAATGATAGTCGAGAGAATACATCTTTTCATATTTGGGATTTAGAGACCTGCATAAGACTTAAAATTCACCGGATCGAGCATGCAGGAAGAATCTGCCATTTGAATGTATCCGATGATGGAAAAGTGATTTGTTTTAGCCAAAATTGTTTTTTTATCTATGAACTTCCCGATATTTATACAAAATAACGAATGATACAGGGCGAAATTTCCACGAATGGCTCATTTTTTTCTCAGGATTCTTTCAGATCGTAATGAGAGACAATTTAAGCTTTTTATGCTATAATAAATTAGCTATTCATAGCGTTCTTTTTACTTGATCTCAGAGAGATGATGCGCTAGTCTGCTTTAAATTTAGCATCGATGTTTACTCAGCTAGAAGCGTTCATCGTGAGAATTTAATGGGAGGGAAGTAAGGTGAAAGATCGCACAAAATCAGAGAAAATTTTTGGAACAGACGGTGTTCGTGGAAAGGCGAATCGATCTCCCATGACCGTTGAAACAGCTTTAGCGTTGGGGCGTGCAGCGGGGAAAATCTTTCGTTCTCACGAAGGCAAGCATCGGGTTGTGATTGGTAAGGATACCCGTTTATCGTGCTATATGTTTGAAAATGCTTTGATTTCTGGCCTTTGCTCTATGGGCGTTGACACTTTGATGGTCGGTCCTCTTCCAACACCTGGCGTTGCGTTTATCACGCGTGCGTATCGCGCTGATGCAGGAATCGTAATTTCTGCTTCTCACAATCCTTATTATGACAATGGCATTAAATTTTTCTCTTCGGATGGTTTTAAATTGCCCGATACGTGGGAAAAGCAAATGGAAGAGCTGGTTTCGACAAATAACTTTGACGATAGTTTGCCTGCAGATCACGACATTGGAAAAAACTTTAAAGTGACAGATGCCGATGGGCGCTATATAGAATTTGCAAAAGCCACTTTTCCACGTCGATTATCTCTAAAAAATCTAACGATTGCGCTCGATTGCGCGAATGGAGCAGGTTATAAAGTAGCGCCATTGATTTTTAGAGAATTAGATGCCAAGGTATTTGTGTATGGAAATAATCCAGATGGCTTAAACATCAATTTGCAATGCGGCTCTCTATATCCTGAAACCATTCAAAAAGCTGTCATTGAGCATCGAGCTGATGTAGGGATTGCTCTTGATGGAGATGCGGATCGCGTTATCATGGTCGACGAAAATGCACAAATTATTGATGGAGATACAATTCTTGCTATTTGTGCCAAAGATATGCAGCGCAGAGGAATTCTGAAAGGCAATAAGGTTGTTTCTACAATAATGAGTAATTTCGGATTTGTGAAGGCCATGGAAGAGCTGGGAATTGAAGTGATTAAATCTCAAGTTGGAGATCGCTATGTCATTCAAGATATGCTTGAGCATGACGCTAATCTGGGGGGAGAGCAAAGTGGGCACTTAATCTTTCTCGATCACAATACGACAGGGGATGGATTGGTGTGTGCATTGCAAGTCATGCGCATCATGATTGAAACAGATTCAAAACTATCAGATTTAGCCGCCCTTGTAAAAAAATATCCTCAAGTCTGTGTCAACGTGAAGGTCAGCTCTAAGCCTACATTTGAAGCTTTGCCAGGAGTTAATCAAAAAGTTGCAGAAGTGGAAGAGATTTTGGGCGATTCCGGACGTGTGCTTCTCCGTTATTCGGGGACAGAAAACATTTGTCGTGTGATGGTAGAAGGACCCAAATTGCAACAAGTGCAGCAATTGGCAAATCAAATTGCTGACGAGGTCAGAAAACAAATTGGAACCCCCGAAAAATAGGAAGAAGGCATGTGTGGAATTATTGGGTATGTAGGCCTTAAAAATCCGATTGATATTGTGTTAGATGGATTAAAACGTTTGGAATATCGGGGATATGACTCGGCCGGCATTGCGGGAGTTTGCGAGGGTGAAATTGCCTTTTGTAAAGAAGTTGGCAAGATCGCAGTTTTAGAAAAAGAAGTCAAAGAAGCTCAAATGACTTTAGGGCATATGGCCATTGGACAGACCCGCTGGGCGACACATGGAAAGCCGAACAAAGCCAATGCACATCCCCATTTTAACGAGAGTCATTCCTTAGCGATTGTTCATAATGGAATTATTGAGAATCACGATGCTCTTCGCCGAGAATTGAAGGCAGAAGGAGTTAAATTTTCTTCTGATACAGATACAGAGGTGGTTGCTCATTTGATTGGGAAGTTCTATAAAGGAGACCTTCTTGAAGCCGTAAAGAAAACCATCCCTTTTCTTAAAGGAACTTTTGCAATTGCCCTCATTCATCGTGACTTTCCCGATCAGATCATTGCTATTGCACATGAATCACCTTTGGTTGTTGGTATTGGTACAGGAGAAGCTTTTGTGGCTTCAGATCCGCATGCTTTTGCAGCTCATACGCGAGAAGTCGCGTTTTTATTAAGTGGCGAAATTGCTGTGGTAAAAGCGGATAAGCTAGAGGTTTTTGATGTGACGAAAGGGGAAATTGAGAAAAAAACAGAAAAAATGCACGCTCTTCTAGAAAGTGCTTCAAAAGGATCTTATGAACATTACACGTTGAAAGAGATTTTTGAGCAACCTCAAACCATTCGCAATGCACTTTCAGGTCGTTTTATTCAAGATTATGGAACAGCCTTATTTGAAGGGATCAATTTTGAAGTGAATGAGTTGCTATCCGTTGAAAGAATTTTAATTCTAGCTTGTGGAACTTCTTGGCATGCAGGGTATTTGGCTGCTTATATGCTAGAAGATCGTGCGCGCATTCCTGTACAAGTCGAGATTTCTTCAGAGTTTCGCTATAAAAATCCCGTGGTCCCAGCGGGTACTTTGGCTATTGCCATTAGTCAATCCGGGGAAACGGCAGATACGTTAGCAGCCGTTCGCGAGTTAAAGACGAAAGGTGTGAAGGTCTTGGCTATTTGCAATGTGGAAGGGTCTCATTTAGCACGAGAAGCAGACGCAAGCATTTTCCTTAAGGCAGGGCAAGAAATCGGGGTGTGCTCAACAAAAGCATTTACCAGTCAAGTTGTTGTGCTGTCTCTTTTCACTTTGTTAATGGCTCGCATGCGCCATATGGACAAAAAAGAGGGGCAAATCTTCTTAGAGGCATTGCAAAAGCTTCCTGATCAAGTACAAGAAATATTAGACCAAAGTGCTAAGATTCAAGAGATTGCAAAAAAATATGCACATTATGAAAACTTCTTTTACTTGGGGAGAAGCTACATGTATCCTGCAAGTTTAGAAGGAGCCCTCAAGCTGAAAGAAATTTCTTATATCAATGCCAATGGCTATCCTGCGGGAGAAATGAAGCATGGGCCAATTGCTTTGATTAACGAAAATTGTCCCACTGTGGCCCTATGTGGCAACAAAGCGACTTTTGAGAAGCTTCTGAGCAATTTGATGGAAATTAAAGCTCGTAGCGGAAAAATCATTGCGATTGCAGAGACTTGTGAAAGGGGCCTTGAAGGGATTGCCGATGATATCATCTATATTCCTCAAACCATCGATGAGATTTCGGGGGTTTTAACAACCGTGGCATCTCAGCTTTTGGCTTATTATATCGCAAAAGAGCGTGGTGCAGAAATTGACCAACCACGTAACTTAGCAAAGTCAGTCACAGTCGAATAATTCTAGAAGACGCAGAGCAAAATCTAAGGCTTTGCGTCAAACTTTCGGAATAAAGGGTGAGGCCGGGCAACATATTCTTTTTATCTGGAAACCTTTCCGGTAAGTTTATGCCCAGTGCAGGTTCCCTTCCCGGAATCACTCTCGGAGATAATACCCAGCAAGTAAACTTAATGTCGCCTCTAAAAAATCTTTATCCTTGTAGTAATCCATTACCTTTTGTTTTGTCAAAAGGTATTCTGTTTTAAGCGCTAATGATTCTTCAGAATTAGGGTCCCCCGCAAAACTGGGGCAAGAATAAAGTGATAAATAATAATCGGTCAAATTGATATCTGACTCTATAGATTCTTCGACGAAAGAGTCATCCTCTTCTCCCCAAATCCAACCAATGGGCGTGCGATTTTTACAACCTTCAAGAAATTGCCAAGAATTATCTCTTCCATAGCCAAGCACTATTCCGATGAGACCTTGATGCCCTTCCAATACTTCATTCATGAGTGAGCGATTTTTTGCCTCTTTAATCAGTTGGAAGCCGTCCACAACCGAACGGCAAAGAACTCTTTGAAAATCTCCTTTATTTTTATTAACGACATCATTAAATCGATCTTTATTGACAATTATGATTGAAATCAATTCTGGATGACATTTAGGGCTTTCCGCCCAAAGGAGTGCTAAGGGAAATAAATGCTGGTATTTCTCCCAAGTTTTCCAACCGGAGCGTATGGTACGGTTATGTTCTGAAAATGACTCGTAAAACCTTGCCCAATCAGATAGTGGCAAGGGATTCTGGTAGTTCTCCCAAGAAACTGGTTTGGAGCCTAAAATAGTATAGGCAAAGCTATTTTCAGCAAAAAGTTTTTGCATAAGCCTAGCAAGCCTTTCTCTGTCTTTTACTGGAAGGGAAAGCGTATGTGTTGATCCTCGTTGATCTAGATACTTCAATGAAACTGTTTTACTTTGACTGTACTGCCAAAGCAAAGTTGCAATGAGCAAGCCGTATAAAACAAAACTTACCGGCTTTACTAGATTTTTAAGAGTGCTTTTTAGAACTCTCTTTTGTTTTCCTTTTACCATTTATTGGTCGGATATTCCGTATTTTTGCATTTATGACCAACCGGCCACCAATGATAACAGTAAGGACATTTCCACTTTTTTTCTATTCCTCCTACGACTTCATAATTGGTTATATCGTTCTCAAAAATATAAAATCCTTGTTGATCGGTTCGTATAACGTTTGTTTCGATCAAATTATTTTCTAAATGAATATAAATGGCATTGTCAGCGATTTCCACATCGTGTGAATCAAAATATAATTTTTCTGGATATCTTGGAGCCGGGGAGTCGCTAACATGTGCTGCCGAAAGACACATAGAAGAAAAAAAGCAGATTAGAAAAAATAATCATTTGAGAAAATATTTCACGGAATTTCTCCTTAAAATTAGTGATTAGGTCGTCTTTAAATTTGAAAGCATATAAAAATCTTTTCCTAAATTTCTTGAGACCAACGCTACCAAAAAGCTCTAAAAACTAACAGAAAAGATTTAACTTTTTGTACTTTATCACCCGAAAAATTTTATGATTTTGTTCGCATAAATTTTAATGATTAGATCTCTTTCTGAATTTTTAGAATTCGACACACTGTGGTTTTAGTGACTTCCGTTTATGCCGCAGGTTCCAAGTGGAACTACATCTTGCTGATATTTTTGGTGAATAGGCATATGCCCTTGTACTTACTTGCTAGCATGGCTTCGAATATGCATTCTCGTTGTCTTTTTAGCGAGATTTCTCTCGAAATGAAACATGGACAAATTGCTTTGATTAACGAAAATTGTTCCACTATAGCCCTGTGTCGTAGCAAAGTGATTTTTGAGAGAAGCTTTTGAGCAATTTGATGGAAGGAGTCGATTGGTTAAGTCCCTTTAATAATACCTGCTTTCTTTGTGGCCTGTTCCTATTTTTATTATTAATTTCAAATATTTTCTTCTTCTCTAACTTCACCTTCATAGAATTATCAGGCTTTGAATTTAGAGTAAAGTTGGAGATTTGTTTATAAAAATAATTTCCAATGTTATAATGTAAAAAAAGCTAGGGGGATTTAAATGGCGATTGATTCAAAAATAATGACGAATAATTTACTGACGATTTCCAATAATATTTCTAAAAGTCCTAATTATTTCAGAATAAATAAAAAGTCTGGATCTATTCAAGAAAATGGATTTATTAGGCGTCACCTTCTTTCCCTTTTTTATGCGAAGTCACATTTAAATAAATTAGAAAAAATAATTGATAAAAATATTCAATTAATTTCAGCGCTCGACCGAGAAGAATTTATCGGAAAACATACAGAGCCAACAGATCTTTTTTTAGCTGTTCAAAAATACAATCAAACTCTTGCAGCCATTACAAAACATAAATTGCTGGTTAAATCTGTATTAGCAAATAAAATCAAACTGAATTTTGTAAAAAATGATAAAGTTTCTGAATTAAATCCAACAACAGTTATTGGAGTTACAGATCAAGACATCTCAGCTGATCTTCAAAATGATAAACCGGTGATTGTTAAAGAAAGACGTTTTGTGAAAAAATACAATATTCGTCGATATCCTAATGATAATCTTGATCATGCAAAAGAAGCCGGAAAAATTTTTACAAGTACGCAAAGAGAAAGAGTTTTGAGCGTCATGGGTCGAGTAATTGAGGGCACCGCTAAAATATTCGGGCATGAAGTGACAGCCTTTCAAAAATACCATTATCGCACAAACAATGAAACAGATGAACAGATTTATGCTCCCCGTACAAGTCCATTAAATCTAACGACAGAGCCCACATCTTTCTGGCTTGGACATGCAACTTTATTTTTAAGCATTCCTCTTAAATCTGATAAAGGAACAGTCGCTTCTTTTAATGTAATCACGGACCCCGTTGAGGGAGATCTTCACCGCCTCCTTTATCCAAGACAAACGAAATTTGCTCGTCCCATGGAAGAAACCCCAGCTCCTGATGTCTACTTGCTTTCCCACAATCATATGGATCACTATAACAAAGAGACCGTGAAAAAAATATTTGCGCAACAACCGATTATGGTTGTTCCTGTGGGTGATGGCGATCGATATGCAAAACTGGCAAAAAAAATTGGATTCGACCATGCGAACATTATAGAGCTCGATTGGTGGGAAAAAAAAGATCTAGAATTTGAAAAGAATGGCGAACGTTATCACATGCAGATAGCGGCGACTCCTGCACGTCATTGGAGTGGGATTGGACCTTGCGATGGGCATGAGTCAACTTTTCTAGGCTATGTTATTCAAGGGAATGAAGGCGGTGACATTTATTTTGCGGGTGATACGGCACGTTTAAATGATGATCACATTCAAAAGCTGAGAGAGAACTTTAGCATTCGTTGGAATTTTCAGCCAGGTGGTCCTGATGAAGTTAGAAAGAACATGGAAAGTACACATCAGGCTTCTGTAGATGGACTTTGGATGCATTTTAAGATGATGATTTCTAGAGTTTATCAAGAAGGAATGGATAAAGAAGAATTTTTGAGACAAGCAGGAGAGTTGAAAACAATTTACATGCATACTATGGCATATAAATTGGGAAATCTACATTTAAGCGATACTAAAGATAGCCTGCAAAGAGTTCTAGCAGCTTTGTCAGTTTATGAAGACACAAATACACATTTAGCACAAATTGAAGAGAAAGTGAAAACTCGGATTGCTAAACAGAGAGAA is part of the Parachlamydia acanthamoebae genome and encodes:
- a CDS encoding F-box/WD repeat-containing protein — encoded protein: MMISLNSSGQYPTHSETLLFNLPTELVLHIFISYLNMRSVVEVSLACKTWKILSKPFFNEILKKRFPEIERNHPENFVEECKRFWQLRSCPLAIRLLSCQFCLSNQGNPFFRSIIQPNSCINESKTLIMGQNINNQGIVKIWNIKTYKRLASICLSATIYSFDTIDFRTIAVNYGCALAVVCLETQKILNEIAISNCLSALICVQEHIICGYVSGEIQVYRKDSLKKIAELRHLDAEILCLKAQNSVLFSVASDKTMKIWDLDNYLLIHSFDTHEEITCLALSDNKIVGGTKNGKICIWDMKGNLLRRFNHLEHEEKPLHSIVIFNRMIISMSKNDSRENTSFHIWDLETCIRLKIHRIEHAGRICHLNVSDDGKVICFSQNCFFIYELPDIYTK
- the glmM gene encoding phosphoglucosamine mutase, which translates into the protein MKDRTKSEKIFGTDGVRGKANRSPMTVETALALGRAAGKIFRSHEGKHRVVIGKDTRLSCYMFENALISGLCSMGVDTLMVGPLPTPGVAFITRAYRADAGIVISASHNPYYDNGIKFFSSDGFKLPDTWEKQMEELVSTNNFDDSLPADHDIGKNFKVTDADGRYIEFAKATFPRRLSLKNLTIALDCANGAGYKVAPLIFRELDAKVFVYGNNPDGLNINLQCGSLYPETIQKAVIEHRADVGIALDGDADRVIMVDENAQIIDGDTILAICAKDMQRRGILKGNKVVSTIMSNFGFVKAMEELGIEVIKSQVGDRYVIQDMLEHDANLGGEQSGHLIFLDHNTTGDGLVCALQVMRIMIETDSKLSDLAALVKKYPQVCVNVKVSSKPTFEALPGVNQKVAEVEEILGDSGRVLLRYSGTENICRVMVEGPKLQQVQQLANQIADEVRKQIGTPEK
- the glmS gene encoding glutamine--fructose-6-phosphate transaminase (isomerizing), with the protein product MCGIIGYVGLKNPIDIVLDGLKRLEYRGYDSAGIAGVCEGEIAFCKEVGKIAVLEKEVKEAQMTLGHMAIGQTRWATHGKPNKANAHPHFNESHSLAIVHNGIIENHDALRRELKAEGVKFSSDTDTEVVAHLIGKFYKGDLLEAVKKTIPFLKGTFAIALIHRDFPDQIIAIAHESPLVVGIGTGEAFVASDPHAFAAHTREVAFLLSGEIAVVKADKLEVFDVTKGEIEKKTEKMHALLESASKGSYEHYTLKEIFEQPQTIRNALSGRFIQDYGTALFEGINFEVNELLSVERILILACGTSWHAGYLAAYMLEDRARIPVQVEISSEFRYKNPVVPAGTLAIAISQSGETADTLAAVRELKTKGVKVLAICNVEGSHLAREADASIFLKAGQEIGVCSTKAFTSQVVVLSLFTLLMARMRHMDKKEGQIFLEALQKLPDQVQEILDQSAKIQEIAKKYAHYENFFYLGRSYMYPASLEGALKLKEISYINANGYPAGEMKHGPIALINENCPTVALCGNKATFEKLLSNLMEIKARSGKIIAIAETCERGLEGIADDIIYIPQTIDEISGVLTTVASQLLAYYIAKERGAEIDQPRNLAKSVTVE
- a CDS encoding MBL fold metallo-hydrolase, whose translation is MAIDSKIMTNNLLTISNNISKSPNYFRINKKSGSIQENGFIRRHLLSLFYAKSHLNKLEKIIDKNIQLISALDREEFIGKHTEPTDLFLAVQKYNQTLAAITKHKLLVKSVLANKIKLNFVKNDKVSELNPTTVIGVTDQDISADLQNDKPVIVKERRFVKKYNIRRYPNDNLDHAKEAGKIFTSTQRERVLSVMGRVIEGTAKIFGHEVTAFQKYHYRTNNETDEQIYAPRTSPLNLTTEPTSFWLGHATLFLSIPLKSDKGTVASFNVITDPVEGDLHRLLYPRQTKFARPMEETPAPDVYLLSHNHMDHYNKETVKKIFAQQPIMVVPVGDGDRYAKLAKKIGFDHANIIELDWWEKKDLEFEKNGERYHMQIAATPARHWSGIGPCDGHESTFLGYVIQGNEGGDIYFAGDTARLNDDHIQKLRENFSIRWNFQPGGPDEVRKNMESTHQASVDGLWMHFKMMISRVYQEGMDKEEFLRQAGELKTIYMHTMAYKLGNLHLSDTKDSLQRVLAALSVYEDTNTHLAQIEEKVKTRIAKQREKLTTKSLSEKKMAKVEARLAKTSVKVRNQLIEKELGLKSYEKQVYDELCAFAKDFVFEDGKRLLPDEISKLLQETVIVSKIGARLGLETRKEDQLENTFF